The Leucothrix mucor DSM 2157 DNA window AAAGCAGCTCTTCGATAAGCTATTGGCTGAGTCGTCCTCATTTCGTGACTTTGTGCTCTACGCCTTTTCGCGGCGCATTACTGACTTGTTTCAGATGGTGGGTGAGGTGGCCTTTAAGCGCTTGGATGCTCGCCTGGCAGAGAAGCTGCTTGAGCTTGCAGATGAGAATGGAGTGGTTACCACGACGCATCAAAAGTTGTCGGTGGAGTTAGGTACTGCTCGCGAAGTGGTATCAAGGCATTTGAAGCAATTTCAGTTAAATGGTTTGGTGGAAGTGTCGCGCGGCAAGGTGGCTATTCTTGATCGGCCTGAGCTAATTGCGGTTTCCGAAAAAATATAATTTGCCCCGCTTCATGAGTTTGGTGACTAAGTCACCAACGGTACTTCTTTAAGGCTCTATACTGTACAAATCTAATAAAAGTTTTGAGAGGTGAATCATGGACTACCCAGTCAATATGCAGTCTGTTCCAGAGGTTACGGCGTTTTTGGAAGAAGAAACCGGTACGATTTGTTACTTGGTTCGTGATCCTTCCAGCAAGCATTGCGCCATTATCGACAGTGTACTTAACTTTAACTTTTTCGCCGGACGCACCAGCTACGAGCATGCTGATTCGGTGATCGCTGTGGTCGAGGCCGAAGGTTTAACGCTGGACTGGATTATTGAAACCCACGTCCATGCGGATCACTTAAGTGCTGCGCCTTACATTCAAAGTAAGCTGGGCGGTAAAATCGGCATCGGCGATCATATCCAAACCGTGCAAGAGACTTTCGGCATTTTCTATAATGAAGGCTCTGAATTTCAACGCGACGGTTCGCAGTTTGATCAGTTATTTAAAGATGGCGATACGTACCAAATCGGTAATATGCAAGGCTTTGCAATCTATGCACCAGGTCACACGCCAGCCTGCATGGCTCATGTGATTGGAAATGCAACCTTCACCGGCGATACCTTGTTTATGCCAGATAGTGGCTCTGCGCGGACTGACTTCCCAGGGGGTGATTCAGGTGTACTGTATGACAGTATCCAGAAGATCTTGGCAATGCCGGATGATATGCGTTTGTTCATGTGCCACGACTATGGTGGAGAAGGTCGTGGAGTGGCTTGGGAAACTACAGTTGCTGAGCAAAAAGCCAAGAATGTTGATTTTGGTGGTGACACTACGCGTGAAGAGTTCGTTGCTTTACGCGATAAGCTTAACTCTGGTTTGGCTGCGCCAAGGCTCATTATTCCATCGCTTCAGGTGAATATGCGAGCCGGTCATTTACCAGAAGATAAAGATGGTAATTTGATGTTGAAAGTACCGGTCAACAAGCTGTAAGAATCATTTTTTCAGCCGCCACTGAATGGTGGCGGCTGGAGTTTTTTGTACGTCTGCATCATTTAGTTATATCCTTTCAAAATTCGCTGCCCAGCGAGAGTATCCCTAAAAGTTCCTGAGCTTATTACATCTCTGATACGTCGGACCGTTGATTTTTTAATTAAAGTTAAATGTTAATAATGCTTTGTATCGTATTGATTTTAAATAATAAGAGATCTTCGATCTAAGTTCCTGTTATTTGATCAAAATACAGGGGAATGAAGTTGAAGCCGGGTCAATTTAGGAGAATGGAGGGTCCAAAAATCTAATTCACCACCATAGATATCAATCTAATATCAGTAAGTTATAGGGTTTTATTTACTATAATTGTTATGAGTTGATGGGATATGACGAGGATGATGCGTCAGGTGCTGAAAAGCCTTTGAGTGCTTTGATAATAGGAACCATTTCTGATGAAAGACGGCGGGTCTGGCGATGCACTAAATACCAATAAAACAATTACCTATAAAGCATTAGTGACAAATAACATTGCTTTGAAATACCTGGCTTAAATGCTCCATATTTTAGTGATGGTAAGCCTTTGACAGTGCACGGCTTGTTGTTTTACTGGCAGGGCTAAACGTGATTGATTCGCAGTAAATAGTCATAGCAGACCCATCTTTATTTTTAATTTTAGCGGGTCTGCTACTGTATCTGATGGCTCAATCGGAGCGGCTACTTTGCATGATCTCAAACACATCTTCCGACTGGAGAACATGGCAATAAATCATATTGATAATCCTCAGCTCTTGCTCATGCAATTCATCGGTTGCAGCCGCACAGCAGTCTTCAACGACGACGACTTCAAAGCTCTCATCGGCGAGTGAGCGCACGGTGGAGCTCACACATTGATCGGTGAAAATACCGGCTACCACCACAGATTTGATTCCCATATTCTGAAGAATCAGGCGCAGATTTGTTCCTGT harbors:
- a CDS encoding MBL fold metallo-hydrolase encodes the protein MDYPVNMQSVPEVTAFLEEETGTICYLVRDPSSKHCAIIDSVLNFNFFAGRTSYEHADSVIAVVEAEGLTLDWIIETHVHADHLSAAPYIQSKLGGKIGIGDHIQTVQETFGIFYNEGSEFQRDGSQFDQLFKDGDTYQIGNMQGFAIYAPGHTPACMAHVIGNATFTGDTLFMPDSGSARTDFPGGDSGVLYDSIQKILAMPDDMRLFMCHDYGGEGRGVAWETTVAEQKAKNVDFGGDTTREEFVALRDKLNSGLAAPRLIIPSLQVNMRAGHLPEDKDGNLMLKVPVNKL